From Cannabis sativa cultivar Pink pepper isolate KNU-18-1 chromosome 8, ASM2916894v1, whole genome shotgun sequence, a single genomic window includes:
- the LOC115700226 gene encoding protein LIGHT-DEPENDENT SHORT HYPOCOTYLS 10 produces MSSSDRGKGFAEGGSSRFEMMDQHHHHHHHHEQPAPAATTPSRYESQKRRDWNTFGQYLKNQRPPVALSQCNCNHVLDFLRYLDQFGKTKVHHQGCMFYGQPEPPAPCTCPLRQAWGSLDALIGRLRAAYEENGGFPETNPFASGAIRVYLREVRECQAKARGIPYKKKKNKKADQDKGMSDEATNSSTGMQF; encoded by the coding sequence ATGTCATCAAGTGATAGAGGAAAAGGGTTTGCAGAAGGAGGATCGTCAAGGTTCGAGATGATGGatcaacatcatcatcatcatcatcatcatgaacAGCCGGCTCCCGCGGCCACTACTCCGAGCCGGTATGAATCTCAGAAGAGGCGTGACTGGAACACATTCGGGCAGTACCTGAAAAATCAAAGGCCTCCGGTGGCCCTGTCTCAGTGCAATTGTAACCATGTGTTGGATTTTCTTAGGTACTTAGATCAGTTCGGGAAGACGAAGGTCCACCACCAAGGCTGCATGTTCTATGGCCAACCCGAGCCCCCAGCCCCTTGCACTTGCCCGCTGAGGCAAGCGTGGGGGAGTCTGGATGCTCTCATAGGCCGCCTCAGAGCAGCCTATGAAGAGAATGGAGGGTTCCCAGAGACAAACCCTTTTGCGAGCGGTGCAATAAGAGTTTATCTGAGGGAGGTGAGGGAGTGCCAAGCTAAGGCTAGAGGGATTCcttataagaagaagaagaataagaaagCAGATCAGGATAAAGGGATGAGTGATGAAGCAACTAATTCTTCTACTGGAATGCAGTTTTAG